The DNA segment GACTCTACAGTTTGATGCAGTTAAAAGTTTTCCTCAGAAACTAGATGTATGTTGCTAAAAGCTCCATTTTGGTATTCCGTTGATGTTTTACATAAATCTGTGTTCCTCATGCTTGGCTAAGTTCCAGAAGAACAAAATTCCTTCTTTTGGAAATACTAAGATCAAATCCttctttaaaaaatcataaaaatgcttttcccaatctaaaaggatgaaatgCCACCTTGAACCAAACTATTTAATTGGTTAAAATCATCTATGTATTTAGATAACTAATGACTAACCCAGTAAATAAATCTCCTCATCTATCCAAACCAAAGGAAGGTTTATCAGTTTCTCACCTTCAATTGCCCTGTTCTTCTTAAGCTACTGATGAAAAGAGCAATTAGAGACCTGAAATATGTACCTAGCGAGAGTTGCACTGAAGAGGCAACTTGGCTCGAAATGGATTGATTGTTGGGGATGCATCTTGTACTAATTTTGATGAGCTAACTTGAAAATAACCAACATGGACTCAAAATTCCTAGtgaatgcaaaactttggtgccaTAATTTACATAACACCATTCTACAATTCAATCAAGTTGTGAGTCTCTTATGTGCCTATTGCAACTCTCTATCAGTGAAAAAATCTCATGTGAAGAGGGATGTGATGTGTCCCCTGAAACAAATATATGAACTTTGTTGTGCATCTCAATCCAACTGTAACCAGGCTGCTTCACAACCCTGTTCTTATCCATGTTTTTCCTTATCTCAGTGGCATTATCCCATTTCCCTTCATCTACATGCATGTTATGCAACAATACATATGGAGCAGAGCTTTCAGGTTCAATCTCCACCAAGGCCTCTGCAGCAACCTGAGCCAATGCCACATCGTTGTGAACTCTACAAGCACCTAGCAATGCTCCCCATACGGCTTTATCGGGTTTAACTGTCATGTTGCTTATCACCTCCCTTGCATCCTTGAGATGCCCATGCCGGCCTATAAGGTCTACTAGGGAAGCATAATGCTCAACTTTAGGTGCAATTCTGAATTCATTAACCATGGAATCAAATTCTCTCCTACCTTCAGCCACTAGCCCGGCATGGCCACATGCATTGAGGATGGCGATAAAGGTTATGTAAGTTGGCCTAATACACCTCCGTTTCATTTCTTCAAAGAGCTCAAGAGCTCCTCTGGCCTGCCCATGCTGTGCATATCCACCAATCATTGCATTCCAAGTGACAACGTTCCTTTGACTTCCCATGCCATCGAAGATGGCTTTGGCATCCATCAACTTGCCGCAGCGAGAATACATAGTGACGAGGGCATTGTTTATTGGAATGTCTGGTATGATCGTCTTGGTGATCAGTTGATGCACTTTAGTCCCTAGAAGAAGCTTTGCATGACCAGCACAAGCACTGAGCACCGAAGACAGAGTATGCCGGTCCGGTCTCTCACCGGCAACTAGCATGTTAGCAAACAAGTCAATTGCTCCATCATAGTCTCCATTCTGCTCATATCCAGCGATCATTGCGTTCCAAGAGACGATGCTCTTTTGGGGCATTTCGTCGAAGATTCTCCTTGCTCGTTCCACCTGGCCTTTCTGAGTGAATCCACATATCATTGAGTTGCATGTCCATGAGTCACTATTGGGCATTTCCTGGAAAAGAGCTTCAGCCTCGTCCATTGCTGAGGCTTGTGTATAGGCGGCAATCATGGTATTCCATGTTACCAAGTCTTTCTCAGGCATCTCATTGAAGAGTGCCCTGGCTGCGAGAATATCACCAGCCTTGACGTAGCACATGATCATAGAATTCCATGATACAACATTCCGTTCGAAGCTTCTCACTTTACGATGCATTTTCTTTGCATCTATCTCTGCATCTTGATTCGGACCATGAGGAATCAAGTCGAACAATCTCTTTGCTTCCTCGACCTTTCCCTGCTGGGCATAACCAGCGATCAAGGTGTTGTACGCATCAATAGCCCCATCAATCACCTTGGCTTTTCGTCTTTTTCCAAGCAGAAATTCTTCCACCTCTTCCAGCCTGTTATTGTGGATGAGGCCTGACACCAGTGCGTTCAAGGAAGCAGCATCATGGATAGGCATCCTGTCGAACAGCTCGACAGCCCTTTGAACATCACCAACACCAAGATATCCGGTCATCACGGTGTTCCAGGACACGACGTTCGCATCGGGCATTCTGCCAAAGAGTTGCATGGCTTCCTCCATCCTGCCATTCCGTGCGTAGCCAGTGATCATGGTGTTCCACGAGATAATATCTCTGGTCGGCATGCGTTCGAAGAGGCGGCAGGCCTCCTCGAGCTCTCCAGGGTCCCTCGACAGTGCGTAGCCCGCGAGTATGGAGTTCCAGGAGACAACGTCCCTCTGTGGCATTTCGTCAAACAACTTCCGGGCCTCGACAAGCTCGCGGTGGCGAACGTAGCCACCGATCATGCAGTTCCAGGAGACGACACTGCGGCGGTCGAGGAGGGCGTCAAAGAACCGGCGCGCTTCGCGGAGGCGGCCGCTTCGTATCAGCTGGGATAGGGCCTGATTCCGCCGGCGGACTTCGAGGGGAGGGTCAGCGCCAGCACGAGAACGAGCGGCGGGGATCGCACGGCTGCGCCCAATCGGCGGAGCCAAccttctcatctcatctcacctcttCCAACGCGAATGGTTATCATGTATTCGACATATTTCCTGCGCGCGTGTGCGGTGTTTTGCCCCTTCCGTTACCAATCAAAAGTTCAATAGATTTCTTGACACATTGCATCCGTtgtgtcaatatatatatatatatatatatatatatatatatatatatatatatatatatatatatatatatatatatatatatatattatattatatatatattatttatttatttatataagatTTATAAATACAAATATGTCATATAATGTCTGTGAAAAAGGTAAGCTATCATCATTTcacttcaagaataaaaaaaaaattattacttaaTGTCTAtattaatcataaattatgtgaTACTAGTATCAATAAAATTAGAATATTTTTCCTTGCCACATTGATAGAAACACTAGAAGTATATTTTATACTAAATTTATTATCatatagataaaattttattttaagtaaATAGGGCACTCTTAATCAAATGCAAAATAAACTTAATGGATGATAAACTAATTGACTCTCTCAAGCACGTAGGGTTACCCTTAGGGATACTATTTTGGGTGTTACTcgttgttgtgggaaacaactatgagacgtggcctcggggccgacgcggctctggggcgttcctcgagcccgctgaggcgaTTGTCCGGAAGGAactttcggcttcgcacctgcacaaaggtcgggccgaggcgctcggcccgacccctccgacgatcaagttagctgatgtggagggggtttcaaatGAAAAAGGGTTTTTGTGTGTCTGTCCCCCCCCTTCTAATGaaagagagggtatttatagggaagcatactgcttcctgagctACCCGCTTGCAGGAGGCAGACTGGTAGCAtctgactttgtgttggcgtggcgtgaagaattgagctttggcaggatgttaatgcacctcggtcggcgttccggtctgcattgaccaggtgctgttgcgtgaggcgtcatctgacgtcaaccgagtcttatcataattactatccacaTCACTCATTTTCACTATTTATCTATCACCTCAATCTGcccttaataatattaaaaattataaaattaattttctaataaaaaaaatataaccaAAGATGTTTGCCAATTGTTTCTTAGGAGAATGTTACTCACCCTAGAAAAGAAGGGAGTTTAAGGATTATGGTTTACATTTATTTAAATTTACTTTCTAACAAAAAAGAATTAGTTTCTCTATTAAATAGGCAAAATATAGATGTTTTCAATAGTACTTAGCTTTTTTATATTCCTTTGGTTATAAAACCCACATTTTTTAATGTtaattattattctagtgattgttATGTTTCTTCTTTGATATATTATAAcagttaaaattttaataaaataagtaAAATATTTGGAAGTATTATGTGTGAAAAAATATATAAGcttaacatctatatatatatatatatatatatatatatatatatatatatatatagtatcttATTCAATCATCAATAGATTTCCTATACGACATACTGCAATGATGCTATGAGATAGCTTAACCTTTCACCAGTCAACAAATTTTCTCTTATAAGGCTGATCACACCTTACAGCCTCTTCATAGTTTGTGATAGATCTCTCTCAAAGACGTGTAAGTACCTGTGACTGCCATCACGCACCCCATCATCAGAATACAGAAAATAGTCACCAGCTCCACCACATGAATGCAGTGGGGTTTGAAGATCTTGAGGTAGCAGAGACATGGGAGCAAAATGGAGACAACCATACCCAGCAATGATCCAATGAATGCCATGAGGTATCCAAAGAACGGAATCGCTAAAGCTACGGTAACCATGCTGAGCATTAGGAGTGTTCTCGTAAGGCACGGTTTCAAGCTTTTGTGGTATTCTGCCAATCTTTCTTCGATGGCATTTGCGATGGGTGTAACCATCAGTGCATATTTCGTGAAAGGATTCACCACGGTCGTGTATATCGCAATCTTTGAGCTTATGTTTCCGATGGGGAGATTCAACGTCACTTGGGATTTCAGGTTGTCGCCATACATGAGGTATCCAATGATCGCCATTGATCCATAATTGATAGTGCAGAGAACAAAGCAGACGATCAGTACCTGCGaacgataaggggagttaagacaAACTAGAATACATAAATCAACGAGTGATTTCCTGCAAATCACTGACCTTAGAGAATTTGGTGGAGTCTTTCATCGAGGTGCATAAGGTGGGGAACACTGCATGACCACAGTAGCAGAAGGCATACAAACCTAACGCAGTTGGCAATCCACTCAAGTTCACAAGTCTGCCTCTTTCATGGAAGCCAACCTCGACCGTGGCAGCTGAAAGCACAGACCATGATGACGGAAACCAGCACTCCGCCGGCAGAAACATAAGCGAGCAGCCCCATACTCCGCATCCATGTGGTCGGCAGGACGACGAGCGCGGCGAGGATGACGAACAGCTGCTTCGCTGCTATGTTAAGCATTCCGATCCGGATACTGGCGCCGGGGAACAGGTTTTCTAAGTTGTCCCCTTGCAGTATAAGGAATCCGATAGCGACGAGGTAGAGCTCGAGGTACATGAAGACGGAGACGGCTACCCTTCCCTTGTGGCCAAATGCAAACTCCCCGATGTCTGGGTAGGTTTTGATGTTTGGGCTCCTCTGCATGCAGCGCTGTAGGAGTAGTCCGGTGTAGCAGCAGATGGCTGCCAGCATGAAGAGAACGACGAGGCTCAACCATCCGCCACTCGAGAGCGCATACGGAATCGATACTATCCCAACGCCTGCGAAACAAAGACCACCATGAATCGGGAATCTGTTTCTGTGATGCTTTCGTAGAGAGTCACCAATATTTCATGAATCGTGTGACCAAAATGAGAACGTAGAACGAAATGTGCAACTACGATCAGCAAAGCATGATAAAAATACACATCCGTGGCTCAAAGAACACAAATTACACTATGAAGATGGCAATTCAAGACTATAATTGTAGTCACAATAGGTTATATTTCACACAAAATGAACATCCCACAAAATTACAGGTTCCTCATATTCCTAACAATTAGAATTTGAGAGAAGAAAATTCAAAATGAATTTAGagatatttttagaattttcaatACTAATTTAGATAGATATGAATAATTTTGTGAGGATCGTGTGATTATTAACATAGGAATGTCACCTTATTCATCTCATTTTTAGTCGTATGGTGAATCAAACACTGTTCATGAGTGCTTCAAACCTCATAGGGAAAGAGATTGGTGCTAAGTTTAATTGGATTTTTCCAAAAGATAGGGATGAAATTAGCTGTAAGATAATAGAATaaacagaaataaaaaaatataaagaagaaCTCCATGGCTTCGCTACAAAATACTGATCAAAAGATGGAAGAAATCCATGAACAGAAACGGTGTCAGGAAGAGGAGGAGTCACCTGATAAGGCATTGAGTCCATTGAAACAAGTCCTAACAAAGGTAGCACCAGCCTGCGGAGACTCTTGCCGCTGCTTCCTGTACTGGATCTCATGCCCGTATGGGCGGAGGAGCGGCACGGTGACGCCAGGGCCACCCTCGTCACCGACGACAGACACGGCATGAGTTCCGGCTTCCGGATCTGATATTGATGGTTTCACAGCCATCCTCTTGTTCTCGCTGAAACAGACAGAACTGGTTATGGATCAATaaacaaagagagagaggaaggacgTGATCTCAACCACTTGCACCAGCGACgcaagcggcagcggcggcgtctCGGGAACAAAGAGTTTGGTGTGGACTTGACCTCCGTTGATGGGAGGAGTTATTGATTAGTCAGCACAATCCGATTAGCTGTAGGCTCTATCtggatatgtatgtatgtgtgtgtgtgtgtgtggttttTTCTGGTTTATTATTCTTCTTTATGGGTTGTTTAAGACAAAGTTACAAACTCTTGGAGAAATATCATCAGACAAGAATGTCACGCAGATTCCACTGAAATCAAAGGGTCGATCAAAAGCATCGCCTCTTTATCTTTCATTGGAGTAGGATGCTAACATATGAGCACGATGATCCAAGGTGCAGCTAACCCGATAGATCCATGGTCCCTGCATGCCCCTCCCTCTCTGCTAGCTatgaccatgaagcttggagtccGTCTCCCTCGTGAGCAGACTACTTTATTCGATGGGACCAAAAGCAGCCAAATCAAAGGCGATGATCTATGCCTGTCTCCTGGTTATATGGTAGAGTCGTCCTGTTATTTGAACTCTTGCAGGCATCCGTGGCTGTCATGTTTTGGAGTTCTTGGCCTTTGGCGGACAACGAATCTCTTCGATGATGGATCTCTGGGCTTTTGTGGAAGCTTCATTATGTCAGCGTTACTTAATAATGAACATTGACTTCCATTTTATAGCTTTAATTTGCTACTGAGAGTTGCTCGTGGGTGCCTAAAttatcgctctctctctctctctctctctctctctattctttTGGTCAGGTTGAAGTTTATagaacattttgatttttttgggAACATAAATGTGGCAAATTTTTGCCGTTTAGGAGTCTTCAGTTTGCCGGAATCAAAAGTATAAAAAGACATAACATCTACTGTGCTCCTCAATCGACATGGTGTTGGTGTCGATTGAATTATGAAGTCACACAAATCAACTTCTCACAAGAAGTGAGCTCACTTTATCTGTGTGgttagtttgattttttttttttaaataaaagtaTTGTTAGCACCGAAAGGTCTTTCGAAATTAAAcctgaaattaaaaaaatataaaatacttttaattttaattttttaataattaaaaaaaattgaaaaagaaataaccaTCGGCTAAATCCATGATGAATGGAGAGGTTACCGATCAAAATTTTGATAATAGAGAACAAAGAACCTAAAGAGAGACGATGGATAtcgaagaaaatatttgatgagaTTACGAGTCCAGGTGATAAAATTGTGAGATGGATTTGATACAATCGAATTGGATAGTAGAAGGAAAAAAAGGCTTAAATCAGATTTATCATAGCCAAAGACGATATTAGCCCAAAAGAGAGGTGGGAGCAATACAACGGGGAAGAAAAGAAAAACCTGAAACAAGGAATAAAGAGAAGAGACGAATTATCGAGGAAGGAGATGGTTCAATGGAAGAGACAAAAAGAATATAGTTGGAGACTTATAAATCTAAAGGGATTAGGTCATAATAGACATAAATACGAGCGAGAATGATAAATAATAGGTAGAGGAATCACCATGAGCTAAGAAGAAGAGATCCCGATGGGCAGAAAGGATTGCAACGAGCGAGATGAGGTGAGCAAAGAGTACGATAGGGTTTTCCCATTATCAGGGAAGGGACATATAGCATCTCTCTCTGGATGTAAAAGAGATAGATTTGATGCTAACATATCATATTTGTATCGATTATAATTTCATTATAATACAATGATGATACAAAGAGAGCCCAacataacataaataaaatactaagagagaaaaataaacaagaagagagagagagaaggatccCTACCTAATATTTAGTTGGTAATCACCAAGcatctcttctccttcctccgcgACATTAGCACCATGAatgacctctataaataaaagaGGGAGGAGATCTTAACCTTacgttttatttattatataaaattataatattatagtgaacaataaaaaaattaaagatataaaatatgaaaaatgcGGAGATTTGGTCCCGTCAGTTGATATATCAATGTCAATTATTAATTGTGTCAATGTGCATTATGATATATAAAGTCTGTGTCAATGTGTACCATGATATATAAAGCCAATTGCTAACTGTATCAATGTGTACCATGATATATAAAGTCAATTATTAACTATGTCAATATCTCAATGTGTATCatgatatataaagtttattCATAGAAACATAAATAGGACGATGACTTATAGCTTGAGTCAATTTTGGCTGTCTTGAATAGATAGACCCATAGAAGAGGAACTTATTTAAACCACAAGTTTTGTAGGATTATGTTATCAgcttattaaaaaagaaaaaaaaaaaagatcctttTTCAGtcaaccaaaagaaaaagaaaagaacatcaaaCCAATAGCTTGTAGCCCACTCCAAAGAAGGCTAGCATGCCTACACTTTGAAATGGCCCGTGATCCAATAGATTTGTGGGCCCTCTTCACCTTTAGCATTCCGTCAACACCAAGTTGCAACAATTTAGTTAACATTTTTCACTCTTTAATTTtgatatatcttataatttttttatattgagAATTATATATATGACTGGAATAACCAGCAAAAATATATGAGAGATCTTTGAATCTTAAAGAATTATCCACATGTTTC comes from the Musa acuminata AAA Group cultivar baxijiao chromosome BXJ1-10, Cavendish_Baxijiao_AAA, whole genome shotgun sequence genome and includes:
- the LOC135594639 gene encoding pentatricopeptide repeat-containing protein At1g62260, mitochondrial-like codes for the protein MRRLAPPIGRSRAIPAARSRAGADPPLEVRRRNQALSQLIRSGRLREARRFFDALLDRRSVVSWNCMIGGYVRHRELVEARKLFDEMPQRDVVSWNSILAGYALSRDPGELEEACRLFERMPTRDIISWNTMITGYARNGRMEEAMQLFGRMPDANVVSWNTVMTGYLGVGDVQRAVELFDRMPIHDAASLNALVSGLIHNNRLEEVEEFLLGKRRKAKVIDGAIDAYNTLIAGYAQQGKVEEAKRLFDLIPHGPNQDAEIDAKKMHRKVRSFERNVVSWNSMIMCYVKAGDILAARALFNEMPEKDLVTWNTMIAAYTQASAMDEAEALFQEMPNSDSWTCNSMICGFTQKGQVERARRIFDEMPQKSIVSWNAMIAGYEQNGDYDGAIDLFANMLVAGERPDRHTLSSVLSACAGHAKLLLGTKVHQLITKTIIPDIPINNALVTMYSRCGKLMDAKAIFDGMGSQRNVVTWNAMIGGYAQHGQARGALELFEEMKRRCIRPTYITFIAILNACGHAGLVAEGRREFDSMVNEFRIAPKVEHYASLVDLIGRHGHLKDAREVISNMTVKPDKAVWGALLGACRVHNDVALAQVAAEALVEIEPESSAPYVLLHNMHVDEGKWDNATEIRKNMDKNRVVKQPGYSWIEMHNKVHIFVSGDTSHPSSHEIFSLIESCNRHIRDSQLD